The proteins below come from a single Paracoccus sp. SCSIO 75233 genomic window:
- a CDS encoding putative glycolipid-binding domain-containing protein yields the protein MARNPQILWRRLDRPGHDACRIWEDGERQGVEGMAVWLDEAGPAHLQYLVTCDMAWATRSARVQGRVGAREVMISVHRSDLGEWRIGGEEIPELGGLQDIDLGFTPATNTLTIRRLRSSGRNEAEVGAAWLNPADWRLRLLPQSYRRTDAGWHYAAPRHGFEAVLAVDADGFITDYPGLWIKEDFDGYS from the coding sequence ATGGCGCGCAATCCGCAGATCCTGTGGCGGCGGCTGGACCGGCCCGGCCATGACGCCTGCCGCATCTGGGAGGATGGCGAGCGGCAGGGGGTTGAGGGGATGGCGGTCTGGCTTGATGAGGCGGGGCCTGCGCATCTGCAATATCTCGTGACGTGCGATATGGCGTGGGCCACCCGCTCGGCGCGGGTTCAGGGGCGGGTCGGCGCGCGCGAGGTGATGATCTCCGTTCATCGCAGCGATCTGGGCGAATGGCGGATCGGCGGCGAGGAAATCCCGGAATTGGGCGGGCTTCAGGACATCGACTTAGGGTTCACGCCTGCCACCAACACGCTGACCATCCGCCGCCTGCGCAGCTCCGGACGGAATGAAGCCGAGGTCGGGGCGGCATGGCTCAACCCCGCCGATTGGCGGCTGAGACTGTTGCCGCAAAGCTACCGCAGGACCGATGCTGGCTGGCACTACGCCGCGCCCCGGCACGGGTTCGAGGCGGTGCTGGCCGTGGATGCGGACGGGTTCATCACCGATTATCCGG
- a CDS encoding acetylornithine deacetylase/succinyl-diaminopimelate desuccinylase family protein: MEKLNTAILSRRDDLIRLTQDLIRIPTLNPPGQQYREICEYIEARLAPRGFACELIRAKGAPGDSETYPRWNILARRNGARPGEAVHFNSHHDVVEIGHGWTRDPLGAEYDAGEGRIYGRGACDMKGGLAASIIAAEAFIETYPDHAGRVEISATADEETGGYGGVAHLAERGDFADVDHVIIPEPLHKDRICLGHRGVWWAEIETHGRIAHGSMPFLGDSAIRHMGAVLEEMEQTLWPLLAGKRTEMPVIPEEARSSTLNINSIHGGEPDQGPDYTGLPAPCVPDRCRITIDRRFLIEEDLAEVKREITALMERVRARRPNFRYEIRDLFEVIPSMTDRDAPVVRTTAAAIERVLGKQAGYVVSPGTYDQKHIDRIGKLKNCIAYGPGVLELAHQPDEWIGVDDMLDSARVMGLVLADLLAEVSDARL, translated from the coding sequence ATGGAAAAACTGAATACCGCCATTCTCTCCCGCCGCGACGATCTGATCCGCCTCACACAGGATCTGATCCGCATCCCGACGCTGAACCCGCCGGGCCAGCAATACCGGGAGATCTGCGAATATATCGAGGCCCGCCTTGCCCCGCGCGGCTTCGCTTGCGAGTTGATCCGGGCCAAGGGCGCGCCCGGCGACAGCGAGACCTATCCCCGCTGGAATATCCTCGCCCGCCGCAACGGCGCGCGCCCCGGCGAAGCGGTGCATTTCAACTCCCACCATGACGTTGTCGAAATCGGCCACGGCTGGACCCGCGACCCGCTCGGCGCCGAATACGATGCGGGCGAAGGCCGCATCTACGGGCGCGGCGCCTGCGACATGAAAGGCGGTCTCGCCGCCTCCATCATCGCCGCCGAAGCCTTCATCGAAACCTATCCCGACCATGCCGGCCGCGTCGAAATCTCCGCCACCGCTGACGAGGAAACCGGCGGTTACGGCGGCGTCGCCCATCTGGCCGAACGCGGCGACTTCGCCGATGTCGATCACGTCATCATCCCCGAGCCGCTGCACAAGGACCGCATCTGCCTTGGCCATCGCGGCGTCTGGTGGGCAGAGATCGAGACGCATGGCCGCATCGCCCACGGCTCCATGCCCTTCCTCGGCGACAGCGCCATCCGCCATATGGGTGCCGTGCTGGAGGAGATGGAACAGACGCTCTGGCCGTTGCTCGCCGGAAAACGCACGGAGATGCCGGTGATCCCGGAGGAGGCGCGGTCCTCGACGCTGAACATCAACTCCATCCACGGCGGCGAACCCGATCAGGGCCCGGATTACACCGGCCTGCCCGCCCCCTGCGTCCCCGACCGCTGCCGCATCACCATCGACCGGCGCTTCCTGATCGAGGAGGATCTGGCAGAGGTCAAACGCGAGATCACCGCCCTGATGGAGCGCGTCCGCGCCCGCCGCCCGAATTTCCGCTACGAGATCCGCGACCTGTTCGAGGTCATCCCCTCCATGACCGACCGCGACGCCCCTGTCGTCCGCACCACTGCCGCCGCTATCGAGCGCGTGCTGGGCAAACAGGCAGGCTACGTCGTCAGCCCCGGCACCTATGACCAGAAACATATCGACCGCATCGGCAAGCTGAAGAACTGTATCGCCTACGGCCCCGGCGTGCTGGAACTGGCGCATCAGCCGGATGAATGGATCGGCGTCGACGACATGCTGGATTCGGCGCGGGTGATGGGGCTGGTGCTGGCGGATCTGCTGGCTGAGGTGTCTGATGCCAGACTTTAG
- a CDS encoding NUDIX domain-containing protein, with protein MDVHIAAAALMRADGATLLVRKRGTSAFMQPGGKIDSGEAPLVALYRELAEELGLAPSDGNAAYIGRFEAPAANETGDTVIAELYLLETSADLSAQAEIEEIRWLSPSGDMPDDLAPLTRDVVLPAIWG; from the coding sequence ATGGATGTCCATATTGCAGCAGCCGCGCTGATGCGGGCAGATGGTGCCACCTTGCTGGTGCGCAAGCGCGGCACCTCGGCCTTCATGCAGCCGGGCGGGAAGATCGACAGCGGCGAGGCACCGCTGGTCGCGCTGTACCGTGAGCTTGCGGAAGAGCTGGGGCTGGCCCCCTCCGACGGCAACGCCGCCTATATCGGCCGGTTCGAGGCACCTGCGGCGAATGAGACCGGCGATACCGTTATCGCGGAACTCTACCTGCTGGAGACATCGGCCGATCTGAGCGCGCAGGCGGAGATCGAGGAAATCCGCTGGCTCAGCCCGTCCGGCGACATGCCGGATGATCTGGCGCCGCTGACCCGCGATGTGGTGCTTCCTGCGATCTGGGGGTAG
- a CDS encoding septum formation initiator family protein has product MSQRLSLSAIIIVLLAVLASLYFAFAAVQGPSGLMRRVQLEAETETLRAERDELQAEVDRMKNLTHRLSDDYLDLDLLDERAREVLGLIRPDEVIIR; this is encoded by the coding sequence ATGTCGCAACGCCTGTCGCTTTCGGCGATCATCATCGTTCTGCTGGCCGTGCTGGCCAGTCTCTATTTCGCCTTTGCGGCCGTTCAGGGCCCTTCCGGGCTGATGCGCCGTGTCCAGCTTGAGGCGGAGACCGAGACATTGCGGGCCGAGCGCGACGAGCTGCAGGCCGAGGTGGACCGGATGAAAAACCTGACGCACCGGCTGTCCGACGACTACCTCGATCTCGACCTGCTGGACGAGCGCGCGCGCGAGGTGCTGGGCCTGATCCGCCCGGACGAAGTCATCATCCGCTGA
- the pdhA gene encoding pyruvate dehydrogenase (acetyl-transferring) E1 component subunit alpha, protein MVRKPAANKATTSSSTRARSTTPRRAKPNVSKDELLKYYKDMLLIRRFEEKAGQLYGMGLIGGFCHLYIGQEAVVVGLEAAAEEGDKRITSYRDHGHMLACGMSPDGVMAELTGREGGLSKGKGGSMHMFSKEKHFYGGHGIVAAQVPLGAGLAFADKYLENGRVTFTYFGDGAANQGQVYETYNMAELWDLPVIFVIENNQYAMGTSVKRSTKSTTLFGRGEAFGIPGEQVDGMDVLAVKEAGEKAVAHCRAGKGPYILEIMTYRYRGHSMSDPAKYRSREEVQKMREERDPIEGIRAMLLQGKHATEDDLKSIDKDIKEIVNKAAEFSRESPEPPLEELWTDIYAEVAPQEEA, encoded by the coding sequence ATGGTCAGGAAACCCGCAGCCAACAAAGCGACAACCAGCAGCAGCACACGCGCGCGCAGCACAACGCCCAGACGGGCGAAGCCGAATGTGTCGAAGGACGAGCTGCTGAAATATTACAAGGATATGCTTCTTATCCGCCGATTCGAGGAAAAGGCAGGCCAGCTTTACGGCATGGGCCTGATCGGCGGCTTCTGCCACCTTTATATCGGTCAGGAAGCCGTCGTCGTCGGCCTCGAAGCCGCGGCGGAGGAAGGCGACAAGCGCATCACCTCCTACCGCGACCACGGCCATATGCTCGCCTGCGGCATGAGCCCGGACGGCGTCATGGCCGAACTGACCGGGCGTGAGGGCGGCTTGTCCAAGGGCAAGGGCGGCTCCATGCATATGTTCTCCAAGGAGAAGCATTTCTACGGCGGCCACGGCATTGTAGCGGCACAGGTGCCGCTTGGTGCGGGCCTCGCCTTCGCGGATAAATATCTGGAAAACGGCCGCGTCACCTTCACCTATTTCGGCGACGGTGCCGCCAACCAGGGCCAGGTCTATGAAACCTACAACATGGCCGAGCTTTGGGACCTGCCGGTGATCTTCGTGATCGAGAACAACCAGTACGCCATGGGCACCTCGGTCAAGCGTTCGACCAAATCGACCACGCTTTTCGGTCGGGGCGAGGCATTCGGCATCCCCGGCGAACAGGTCGACGGCATGGATGTGCTGGCGGTCAAGGAAGCCGGTGAGAAAGCCGTCGCCCACTGCCGCGCGGGCAAGGGGCCCTATATCCTCGAAATCATGACCTATCGCTATCGCGGTCACTCCATGTCCGACCCGGCGAAATACCGCTCCCGCGAGGAGGTGCAGAAGATGCGCGAGGAACGCGACCCGATCGAGGGCATCCGCGCCATGCTGCTGCAAGGCAAGCACGCGACGGAGGACGATCTGAAATCCATCGACAAGGACATCAAGGAGATCGTCAACAAGGCAGCGGAATTCTCGCGCGAAAGCCCGGAGCCACCGCTTGAGGAACTCTGGACCGATATTTACGCCGAAGTGGCACCCCAGGAAGAAGCGTAA
- a CDS encoding pyruvate dehydrogenase complex E1 component subunit beta — translation MATEILMPALSPTMEEGTLAKWLKKEGDTVSAGDIIAEIETDKATMEFEAVDEGILGKILIEEGSEGVKVNTPIAVLVEEGESADDIQTAAPAASAEPAAAEAAPAEATSAVAEVKTPEPDRSPDWPEGTAMKQMTVREALREAMAEEMRRDDTVFLMGEEVGEYQGAYKISQGLLDEFGPKRVVDTPISEHGFTGIGVGAAFGGLRPIVEFMTFNFAMQAMDQIINSAAKTLYMSGGQMGAPMVFRGPNGAAARVAAQHSQDYAAWFSAIPGLKVVMPYSAADAKGLLKTAIRDPNPVIFLENEILYGRTFDVPDLEDFTIPFGKARVARSGSDVTIVSFGIGMSHALEAAETLSGDGIEAEVIDLRTLRPIDYGTIIESVKKTNRMITVEEGFPVGSIGNHLSAYVMEHAFDYLDAPVINCTGKDVPMPYAANLEKHALITPAEVAEAVKKVTYK, via the coding sequence ATGGCTACCGAAATCCTCATGCCCGCCCTGTCCCCGACCATGGAAGAAGGGACGCTGGCCAAATGGCTGAAAAAAGAAGGCGACACCGTCTCCGCCGGTGACATCATCGCCGAGATTGAAACCGATAAGGCGACGATGGAATTCGAAGCCGTGGATGAAGGCATCCTCGGCAAGATCCTGATCGAAGAAGGCAGCGAAGGCGTCAAGGTCAACACCCCGATTGCCGTGCTGGTCGAAGAAGGCGAAAGCGCCGACGACATCCAGACCGCCGCCCCTGCCGCCAGCGCCGAACCCGCAGCGGCAGAGGCAGCACCCGCCGAAGCCACCTCCGCCGTCGCAGAGGTGAAGACACCCGAACCTGACCGCTCGCCCGACTGGCCGGAAGGCACGGCGATGAAACAGATGACCGTGCGCGAGGCACTTCGCGAGGCCATGGCCGAAGAAATGCGCCGCGACGACACCGTGTTCCTGATGGGCGAGGAAGTCGGCGAATATCAGGGCGCGTACAAGATCTCGCAGGGCCTGTTGGACGAGTTCGGGCCCAAACGCGTCGTTGACACCCCGATCTCGGAACATGGTTTCACCGGCATAGGCGTCGGCGCGGCCTTTGGTGGCCTGCGCCCGATTGTCGAGTTCATGACTTTCAACTTCGCCATGCAGGCGATGGACCAGATCATCAACTCGGCGGCCAAGACGCTCTACATGTCCGGCGGCCAGATGGGGGCACCGATGGTGTTCCGCGGCCCGAACGGTGCCGCCGCCCGCGTGGCGGCCCAGCACAGCCAGGATTACGCGGCATGGTTCTCCGCCATCCCCGGCCTCAAGGTGGTGATGCCCTACAGCGCCGCCGACGCCAAGGGTCTGCTGAAAACCGCCATCCGCGACCCGAACCCGGTGATCTTCCTGGAAAACGAAATCCTCTATGGCCGGACCTTCGACGTGCCGGATCTGGAAGATTTCACCATCCCCTTCGGCAAGGCCCGCGTGGCCCGCTCCGGCTCGGACGTGACGATTGTCAGCTTCGGCATCGGCATGTCCCACGCGCTTGAGGCGGCGGAAACGCTGTCCGGCGACGGAATCGAGGCGGAGGTGATCGACCTGCGCACCCTGCGCCCCATCGATTACGGCACGATCATCGAATCGGTCAAGAAGACCAACCGCATGATCACCGTCGAGGAAGGCTTCCCTGTCGGCTCCATCGGCAATCACCTGTCGGCCTATGTGATGGAACACGCCTTCGACTATCTCGACGCGCCGGTCATCAACTGCACCGGCAAGGACGTGCCGATGCCCTATGCCGCGAACCTCGAAAAACACGCGCTGATCACCCCGGCGGAAGTGGCCGAGGCCGTGAAAAAAGTGACCTACAAGTAA
- a CDS encoding pyruvate dehydrogenase complex dihydrolipoamide acetyltransferase: MPTEILMPALSPTMEEGTLAKWLVKEGDTVSSGDIIAEIETDKATMEFEAVDEGTVGKILIAEGSEGVKVNTPIAVLLEEGESADDIGTASASPAPQAAKDEPKAEAPKADTAPAKAPPAPKSGDGGRVFASPLARRIAADKGLDLSQIKGSGPNGRIVKADVEDARPGAKPAAQAAAPQAAPAAAAAPAGPSADAILKMYADRETEEIKLDGMRRTIAARLGEAKQTIPHFYLRRSAKLDELMKFRATLNKQLEERGIKLSVNDFIIKACALALQEVPDANAVWASDRILKLKPSDVAVAVAVEGGLFTPVLKDAQQKTLSALSAEMKDLANRAKNKKLAPHEYQGGSFAISNLGMFGIENFDAVINPPHGAILAVGAGIKTPVAEGDEVVIRNVMSMTLSVDHRVIDGALGAQLLEAIVRHLENPMGMLA, encoded by the coding sequence ATGCCCACAGAAATCCTGATGCCCGCGCTTTCTCCGACGATGGAGGAAGGCACGCTGGCCAAATGGCTGGTCAAGGAAGGCGACACCGTGTCCTCCGGCGACATCATCGCCGAGATCGAGACGGACAAGGCCACGATGGAGTTCGAGGCCGTCGACGAAGGCACGGTCGGCAAGATCCTGATCGCGGAAGGCAGTGAAGGCGTGAAGGTCAACACCCCGATCGCCGTGCTGCTGGAAGAGGGCGAAAGCGCCGACGACATCGGCACCGCCTCCGCCAGCCCGGCCCCGCAGGCGGCGAAAGATGAACCGAAGGCCGAAGCCCCGAAAGCCGACACCGCCCCGGCAAAGGCCCCGCCTGCGCCAAAATCCGGCGATGGCGGCCGCGTCTTCGCCTCCCCCCTCGCCCGGCGCATCGCGGCGGATAAGGGGCTGGACCTCAGCCAGATCAAGGGCTCCGGTCCCAATGGCCGCATCGTCAAGGCAGATGTGGAAGATGCCAGGCCCGGCGCGAAACCCGCAGCCCAGGCCGCTGCACCGCAAGCCGCCCCGGCTGCCGCCGCCGCCCCTGCCGGTCCTTCGGCAGATGCCATCCTCAAGATGTATGCGGATCGCGAGACCGAAGAAATCAAGCTCGACGGGATGCGCCGCACCATCGCCGCGCGTCTGGGCGAGGCCAAGCAGACCATCCCGCATTTCTATCTGCGCCGCTCGGCGAAGCTGGACGAGCTGATGAAGTTCCGCGCCACGCTGAACAAGCAGCTTGAGGAACGCGGCATCAAGCTGTCGGTCAACGACTTCATCATCAAGGCCTGCGCGCTTGCCCTGCAAGAGGTGCCGGACGCCAACGCCGTCTGGGCCAGCGACCGCATCCTGAAGCTGAAACCGTCCGACGTCGCCGTCGCCGTCGCCGTCGAGGGCGGTCTGTTTACCCCGGTCCTGAAAGACGCGCAGCAGAAAACCCTGTCGGCGCTCTCAGCGGAGATGAAGGATCTGGCAAACCGCGCCAAGAACAAGAAGCTCGCCCCGCATGAATATCAGGGTGGCAGCTTCGCGATCTCCAATCTCGGCATGTTCGGGATCGAGAATTTCGACGCCGTCATCAACCCACCCCACGGCGCCATCCTCGCCGTCGGCGCGGGCATCAAGACCCCGGTGGCCGAGGGCGACGAGGTCGTCATCCGCAACGTCATGTCCATGACCCTCTCGGTCGATCACCGCGTCATCGACGGTGCTCTGGGCGCACAATTGCTGGAAGCTATTGTGCGACATCTGGAAAACCCGATGGGGATGCTGGCGTAA
- a CDS encoding GNAT family N-acetyltransferase — protein MRVRKAALADAGEIARIHRAARRAAMPWLPVLHSAAEDLRFFQTRVLAEQAVWVAADEDRIIGFAAVSGEWLNHLYVDPGDWRRGVGSRLLARAKDGVARLQLWVFQDNQMARHFYAAHGFAEVELTDGAGNEEKTPDVRMLWTQRA, from the coding sequence ATGAGGGTTAGGAAAGCCGCGCTTGCCGATGCCGGGGAGATCGCGCGGATACATCGGGCCGCTCGCCGGGCGGCAATGCCGTGGCTACCGGTTCTGCACAGCGCGGCGGAGGATCTGCGGTTCTTTCAGACGCGGGTGCTGGCGGAGCAGGCGGTCTGGGTTGCTGCCGATGAAGATCGGATCATAGGGTTTGCGGCAGTATCAGGCGAATGGCTGAACCATCTTTATGTTGATCCGGGGGATTGGCGGCGCGGTGTCGGCTCGCGATTGCTGGCGCGGGCGAAAGACGGTGTGGCCCGGCTGCAGCTTTGGGTCTTTCAGGACAACCAGATGGCCCGGCATTTCTATGCGGCGCATGGGTTTGCGGAGGTCGAGTTGACCGATGGCGCAGGCAATGAGGAAAAGACGCCGGATGTGCGGATGCTGTGGACGCAACGGGCGTGA
- a CDS encoding peptide chain release factor 3, which translates to MTSNRPELPPEIARRRTFAIISHPDAGKTTLTEKFLLFGGAIQMAGQVRAKGEARRTRSDFMKMEQDRGISVSASAMSFEYRDFRYNLVDTPGHSDFSEDTYRTLTAVDAAIMVIDGAKGVESQTRKLFEVCRLRDLPILTFCNKMDRESRDTFEIIDEIQENLAIDVAPASWPIGMGREFIGAYDLLHDRLEIMDRADRNKVAETVKISGIDDPKLAEYVPEGQLETLREEIEMARELLPAFDRKSFLEGHLTPIWFGSAINSFGVRELMDGIGDFGPEPQPQNAAEREIAPEEKKVSGFVFKVQANMDPKHRDRVAFVRLASGHFERGMKLLHVRSKKPMAVSNPVLFLAADRELAEEAWAGDIIGIPNHGQLRIGDALTEGESLKFTGIPSFAPELLQSVRATDPMKAKHLEKALMQFAEEGAAKVFKPQIGSGFIVGVVGALQFEVLASRIELEYGIPVRFESSQFTSARWLAGPKDKVEAFANSNKQHMATDHDGDLVYLTRLQWDIDRVERDHPDLQLTATKEMMI; encoded by the coding sequence ATGACCAGCAACCGCCCCGAATTGCCGCCCGAGATTGCGCGCCGCCGCACATTCGCGATCATCAGCCACCCGGATGCCGGGAAGACGACGCTGACCGAGAAATTCCTGCTGTTTGGCGGCGCGATCCAGATGGCCGGTCAGGTGCGCGCCAAGGGTGAGGCACGGCGGACCCGGTCGGACTTCATGAAGATGGAGCAGGATCGGGGTATCTCGGTCTCGGCCTCCGCCATGTCCTTCGAATACCGCGATTTCCGCTATAATCTGGTCGATACGCCCGGCCACTCCGATTTCTCGGAAGACACTTACCGCACGCTGACAGCGGTCGACGCAGCGATCATGGTGATCGATGGCGCCAAGGGCGTCGAAAGCCAGACCCGCAAGCTGTTCGAGGTCTGCCGGCTGCGCGATCTGCCGATCCTGACCTTCTGCAACAAGATGGACCGCGAAAGCCGCGATACTTTCGAGATCATCGACGAAATCCAGGAAAACCTCGCCATTGACGTCGCTCCGGCAAGCTGGCCGATCGGCATGGGGCGGGAGTTCATTGGCGCCTATGACCTGCTGCATGACCGGCTGGAAATCATGGACCGCGCCGACCGGAACAAGGTGGCGGAGACGGTGAAAATCTCCGGCATCGACGATCCGAAACTGGCTGAATATGTGCCGGAAGGGCAGTTGGAAACGCTGCGGGAAGAGATCGAGATGGCGCGGGAATTATTGCCTGCGTTCGACCGGAAATCCTTCCTTGAGGGGCATCTGACGCCGATCTGGTTCGGCAGCGCGATCAACAGTTTCGGGGTGCGTGAACTGATGGACGGGATCGGAGATTTCGGGCCGGAGCCGCAGCCGCAGAATGCCGCCGAGCGTGAGATCGCTCCGGAAGAAAAGAAGGTCTCGGGCTTCGTCTTCAAGGTGCAGGCGAATATGGATCCGAAGCACCGCGACCGGGTGGCGTTCGTGCGCCTCGCCTCCGGCCATTTTGAGCGGGGCATGAAGCTGCTGCATGTGCGGTCGAAAAAGCCGATGGCGGTCAGCAATCCGGTGCTGTTTCTGGCCGCCGACCGGGAACTGGCGGAGGAGGCCTGGGCGGGCGATATTATCGGCATTCCGAACCACGGCCAACTGCGGATCGGGGATGCGCTGACCGAAGGGGAAAGCCTTAAATTCACCGGGATTCCGTCCTTCGCCCCGGAGCTTCTGCAATCGGTCCGCGCCACCGATCCGATGAAGGCAAAGCATCTGGAAAAAGCCCTGATGCAGTTCGCGGAAGAGGGGGCCGCGAAGGTGTTCAAACCACAGATCGGCTCCGGCTTTATTGTGGGCGTCGTGGGGGCCTTGCAGTTCGAAGTCCTCGCCAGCCGGATCGAGCTGGAATACGGGATTCCGGTGCGTTTTGAATCCTCTCAGTTCACCTCCGCGCGTTGGCTGGCCGGGCCGAAAGACAAGGTGGAGGCTTTCGCGAACAGCAATAAGCAGCATATGGCGACGGATCATGACGGCGATCTGGTCTATCTGACGCGGCTGCAATGGGACATCGACCGGGTAGAGCGGGACCATCCCGATCTGCAACTGACCGCGACGAAAGAGATGATGATCTAG
- the dps gene encoding DNA starvation/stationary phase protection protein Dps, with protein MAVNLKNLTDNARKTSIELLNARVADGIAVSRALKQAHWNVKGPGFIGFHELLDTVKAHIDDGVDEMAERVQQLDGTAISTLQDVAKATSLKAYPTDLVSVDDHAKAIADMLREYGGKMREAIDTTDEAGDPNTADILTAASNAVDKDTWFVASYLG; from the coding sequence ATGGCGGTCAATCTGAAAAACCTCACCGACAACGCGCGCAAAACTTCCATCGAGTTGCTCAATGCCCGCGTCGCGGATGGAATCGCGGTCAGCCGCGCGCTGAAACAGGCGCATTGGAATGTGAAAGGGCCGGGTTTTATCGGCTTTCACGAGCTGCTTGATACCGTCAAGGCGCATATCGATGACGGCGTCGATGAAATGGCGGAGCGGGTGCAGCAGTTGGACGGGACCGCGATCAGCACGCTTCAGGACGTGGCCAAGGCGACCTCGCTGAAGGCCTATCCGACCGATCTCGTTTCGGTCGATGACCACGCGAAGGCAATTGCCGATATGCTGCGCGAATATGGCGGCAAGATGCGTGAGGCGATTGATACCACCGATGAGGCGGGCGATCCGAATACCGCCGATATCCTGACCGCAGCGTCGAATGCGGTCGACAAGGATACCTGGTTCGTCGCCTCCTATCTGGGCTGA
- the ihfA gene encoding integration host factor subunit alpha has product MSENTLTRMDLAEAVFREVGLSRHESGQLVETVLTHISDALVRGEQVKISSFGTFSVRDKNERIGRNPKTGEEVPITPRRVLSFRPSHLMKDRVAVGNKE; this is encoded by the coding sequence ATGAGCGAAAATACTTTAACCCGTATGGACCTGGCCGAAGCCGTGTTCCGTGAAGTCGGATTGTCGCGCCATGAATCCGGCCAGCTTGTCGAGACCGTACTGACCCATATTTCGGACGCTCTGGTACGCGGTGAACAAGTCAAGATTTCCTCTTTCGGGACGTTTTCTGTCCGCGACAAGAACGAACGTATCGGACGCAACCCGAAAACCGGCGAAGAAGTTCCGATCACACCTCGGCGCGTGCTGAGCTTCCGGCCTTCGCATCTGATGAAGGATCGTGTCGCAGTCGGGAATAAAGAGTGA
- a CDS encoding MerR family transcriptional regulator, whose amino-acid sequence MKKAAQAFRSIGEVSQLVGVAPHVLRYWETQFPLFSPVKRRDGRRYYRPDDLRIAAGLCELLREDGMSIRGAKKQMSSDRGASLKIRGAARLGGEFALDADTTAPAQKMNGVANGKLAGNGAVHEGDLKQASAASKLNGEKSVKKSKAKPKNMQDTLPLFPDMHEDPQPASEPASVSAELQSPAEPERTAAKVNGTATPLADTTSGSVWLGRLNSICIDLRDTPSLPAVEAQAVLARMKEVRASLRA is encoded by the coding sequence ATGAAAAAAGCGGCGCAAGCATTCCGGTCTATTGGCGAGGTCTCGCAACTGGTCGGGGTTGCACCTCATGTGCTGCGATATTGGGAAACCCAGTTTCCGCTGTTTTCCCCGGTGAAACGCCGCGACGGCAGGCGATATTACCGCCCGGACGATTTGCGCATCGCAGCAGGGCTTTGCGAGCTTCTGCGCGAGGATGGCATGTCGATACGCGGTGCCAAGAAGCAGATGTCGTCCGATCGCGGGGCGTCGCTGAAGATACGCGGCGCGGCACGGTTGGGCGGGGAGTTCGCGCTTGACGCCGACACCACTGCACCGGCGCAGAAGATGAACGGGGTCGCGAACGGAAAACTGGCGGGAAATGGCGCAGTTCACGAAGGCGACTTGAAACAGGCATCTGCCGCGTCTAAATTGAATGGCGAAAAATCGGTAAAAAAATCAAAGGCAAAGCCCAAAAACATGCAGGACACGCTGCCCCTGTTCCCGGATATGCACGAAGACCCTCAGCCCGCATCAGAACCGGCTTCGGTCAGCGCAGAGCTACAATCGCCCGCCGAGCCGGAACGGACGGCTGCGAAGGTCAACGGCACCGCAACCCCGCTTGCCGACACCACAAGCGGCAGCGTCTGGCTTGGACGGTTGAACAGCATTTGCATTGATCTGCGCGATACGCCTTCCCTTCCCGCGGTTGAGGCGCAGGCGGTTCTCGCCCGCATGAAAGAGGTTCGCGCCTCGCTTCGCGCCTGA